The genomic region CTGTGCGCACGGGTATCGGTAATATGGCCTCAAATTTGGGCGAGCCTTCAAATTTCGTGAATAATCTTCTTCAGGCCCGTTTGGATCAGGCGGCAACCAATGGGGCGCGGTTTTTGATCAACTCGACCATCGGAGTGGTCGGTCTGTTTGATGTCGCAACCCTGATGGGGATCGAGGGGCAACCCGCCGATTTCGGTGAGACGCTCCATGTTTGGGGCACGGGCGAGGGGGCGTATTTGGAATTGCCTTTATTCGGCCCGTCAACCACACGGGATGCAACGGGGCTTATTGTTGACTTTGCCATGAATCCCTTGGGGCATCTCAGCCCCAGTGATGATGCCCTGTCTGCTGCGCGGCGGGTGCGCGTAGCTGACACTGTTGGCGTGCGCTACGCGTTGC from Rhodobacterales bacterium HKCCA1288 harbors:
- a CDS encoding VacJ family lipoprotein — encoded protein: MLGAGLFAILAGCSTVGDGAASRSANDPLEPVNRGMHAVNKGVDTVVLRPVSMVYGTVIPAPVRTGIGNMASNLGEPSNFVNNLLQARLDQAATNGARFLINSTIGVVGLFDVATLMGIEGQPADFGETLHVWGTGEGAYLELPLFGPSTTRDATGLIVDFAMNPLGHLSPSDDALSAARRVRVADTVGVRYALRGTIETVLYDSADSYAQSRLIYLQNRRFELNDFASGDLETVSGEGGAASASDPYADPYLDPYADPYAQ